GCGGCAGTCCCACAATCGACAGCAATTCGCTAACACGCGCGCCGTCGCCGTAACGGCCATGGATGATGAGCGGCTCCGCAATGATGGCGCCCGCCGTGTGCCGCGGATTGAGCGATCCAAATGGATCCTGAAAGATCATCTGCATGCGGCCGCGCGCGGCCCGCAGGCTCCGTCCCGATAATGTTGCGAAGTCACGCCCTTCCAGAAGGATTTCGCCGCGCGTCGGCTCCATCAACCGCATGATCGTGCGGCCGAGCGTCGTCTTGCCGCATCCGGACTCGCCAACGACGCCCAGGACTTCGCCGGCTGCGAGCGAGAAGCTGACGTCATCTACAGCGCGCACGGCAGCGCCGTTGGCGTCGACATAATGTTTGGCAAGCGAGCGGACATCGAGAATCACACTCACGAAACCGGGCTCCAGCAGGCGAATTGGTGATCGCCGCCGCCGATCATGGCGGGCAGGCTGCGTCGGCATTGATCGAGCGCATCGCAGCAGCGATCGGCGAAGGCGCAACCGTCGCCGCGCGCGCCCGGCGCGGGCACCATTCCCGGAATCGATGGCAACACCCGGCCCGGCGGATTGGACGACGGCATCGTGTCGACGAGAGCCTTTGTGTAGCGATGCTTCGGTCGGCCGAGCACTTCGCGCGTCACGCCGTCCTCGACGATCCGCCCGGCATACATGACGATGGCGCGATCGCAGAATTCGGCGACGACTCCGAGGTCGTGGGTGATCAGCAGACAGGACATGCCCAATTCGCGGCGCAGCCGATCGATCAATGCGAGAATCTGCGCCTGCACAGTGACGTCCAGCGCCGTCGTCGGCTCATCGGCGATCAGGAGCTTCGGTTCGCAGGCGAGCGCGATGGCGATCATGACGCGCTGGCGCTGGCCGCCCGACATCTGGTGCGGATACCGCTGAAGCTGGCGCTCCGGCGTCGGCAAACCGACAAGATCGAGCAGTTCGGCGGCGCGCGCGAGCGCCGCGGTCCGCGACAGATTGCGATGATTCATCAGCGTCTCGGCGATCTGGTCGCCGATCGTGAAGACCGGATTGAGTGAAGTCATCGGCTCCTGGAAAATCATGCCGATACGCTCGCCGCGAATGCGCCGCATCTCGCCGTCGGACAGGGCGGTAAGATCGCGGCCGCCGAACAGGATTCGTCCGGCGACGCGCCGGATCGGAGGGTCGGGCAACAGTCGCAGGATCGACAATGCGGTGACGCTCTTGCCGCAGCCTGATTCCCCAACAAGGCCGACCATCTCGCCAGCGCGGATATCGAAGGTCACGGAATCGGCCAGGAGGTTCCGGCCGAGCGCCAGGGAGAGCCCGTCAATCGTCAGTATCGAATCATCAGTCATGATAAAACGAGCGACCCTCTCCATAACTGCGCGGATGAGTTTGCAGCGCCTCTTGGCGGCCAAAGCGGCTCAAGTCGCCGTGGATGGCGCGGGAGCGTCCCGCTCGATCGTCCTGACCCAAGTTGCTTGCAAATGGTATTCTATAGGACTACCTATGATAATACCACATGGTTGGCAATCAGCGGGGAGGCTGGCATGGCTCAGCGGGGGATAACGGCTCTGGCTTTGGCTCTAGCGATCGCCAGCGCCGGTATGGCGCGGGCGCAGGTGATGGAGCTTGCGGTCGACGCCTCGCCTGCCGGGCTCGATCCCCACATCATCACGGCTTTCACGTCGTTCCAGATCGTCAACGGCACGATTTATGAAGGGCTGACCCAGATCGACAAGGATCTGCGCACGACGCCGGCTCTGGCGCAGAGCTGGGAGATTTCGCCTGACGGCAGGACCTACGTCTTCAAGCTTCGTCCGAATGCGACGTTTCACACCGGCGCGTCGGTCGAGGCGGCCGACGTCGTCGCCAGCCTGAACCGCGTCATGTCGAAAGACATCGCCTCGCCTCTCGCCAGCCGGCTGGCCGCTGTCGAGACGACGTCGGCGCGCGATGCGACGACCGTCGAAGTTGTGCTGAAAGAGCCGTCCGCGCCATTTCTCTCGGCGCTTGCCGGCATTGCGATCGTTCCACGCAGCTTCGAAGCCAACAAGGACGCGCTGCAGCGGCAGCCAGTCGGCACGGGCCCGTACAAATTCAAGGAATGGCAGCCCAACGGCTTCATCCTGCTGGAGAAACATGCCGGCTACTGGAATGCGGACATGCCCAAGCTGGCGGGCGTCAAATTCAATATCGTGCCGGAATCGGCGACGCGACAGGCGGGATTGGCCAGCGGCACATATGCGGCGCTGCCCAACATCGACGCATCGACGGCGCTGCAACTCAAAGGCCGTTCGAACGTCAAGATCGCGGAGACGCTCGAGCTCGCCTATTCGCTGGTGGGCATGAACGCTGCGAAGCCGCCGTTCGACAATCCAAAAGTGCGCGAAGCGCTCAACTACGCGCTGAATCGGACCGAGATCATTCAGGCGGCGCTGTTCGGCGCCGGCGGGCCGGCGGGGCCTCTGTCGCCGGCGCTCAAGGATTGGGCCGTGGATATGAAGGAATTTCCTTGCTACGCCCATTCGGCGACAAAAGCGCGCGATCTGCTGAAGGCGGCGGGCGTTGCGACGCCGCTTGAAGTGACGGTGCTGGTCCTGCCGCGGCAGGACATCAAGGACATCGCGCAGGTCGTGCAGGCGCAGCTCAACGCGGCCGGCTTCAAGGTCGAGCTGAAATTTCCGGAGCTCGGCCAATTCATCCAGGACTGGCGCAACTCGAACTTCACCGCGTTCGTCTCGACCAACGCCGGGAGCACGGATCCCGACGATTATTTCTATCGCACCTTCAGGAGCGGCGGTTCGACCAACGTCTTCAAATATGCGAACCCGCAGCTCGATCAGTTGCTGGACGACGCGCGGCGCGAACTCGATACAGGCAAGCGTCGCACCGCCTACAACAAGGCGCAATCGATCCTCGCCTGTGAAGGGCCGATCGCGCATGTCGCTTATGGCCAGCTCTTTACGGCGATGCGGGCGAACGTGCAGGGTTTTGACATCCTCGCTAATCGTTCGCTCACCGCGCTTGGCCGCGTTTCACTGGCGAAATGACGATTTCGGCTGCGCTCCCGCGGCTTCATCGCCGATTCCAGGCTGCGGGATTCCGGAGCCGGCGTCGCTCGTTTCTGGCGAGCCGCCTCTTCGACGTCGGCGTCGTGCTGCTCGGCGTGTCATTCCTCGTGTTTCTGATGATTCGGCTGATTCCGGGCGACGCTGTTGCGATCATGCTGGGCGCGAACGCGGAAGTCACGCCCGAGCGGATCGCCGAGATCACGACGCGCCTCGGGCTTGATCAGCCGATTTTCGTTCAATACTGGCGTTGGCTCGGCGGCGCGTTGACCGGCGATCTCGGCGTTTCGCTTTGGACGCGGCGCCCGGTGGTCGACGAGATTCTTGGCCATATGGGGCCGACGCTGCTGCTCGCCGCGCTGGCGCTGGTCGTGGGCGTAGGCCTCGCGGTTCCGCTTGGGGTCGTCATGGCGAAGCTGCGCGGCCGCGGATGGGACGTCGCGCTCAGGATCGGTTCGGTCATCGGCCTGACCATTCCGTCCTTCTGGTTCGGCATCATGCTGATTTTCGTCGCCGCAGCCGTCGCCCCAGACGCGCAGTTGCTCGGCTATGAGTCGTTCCTTGCCGATCCGCTCGCCAATCTGACGCGTCTGCTGTTGCCGGCGTTCGCGCTCGCCTTGCCCATTCTCGCCAACCTGGCGCGATTGCTGCGATCGGCGATGTTGGATGCGTTGCAGCAGGACTATATCCGCACGGCGCGCGCCAAAGGCGCATCCGAGACATCCATCCTGTTCAAGCATGCGCTGCGCAACGCCCTGATCCCTTTCGTGACAAGCGTCGGCATCATGACCGGTTATCTCTTGAGCGGCGCGATCGTCGTCGAGCAAGTGTTTGCCATCCCCGGCGTCGGCCGGCTGATTCTGGGCGCGATCGCGGAGCGCAACTATCCGCTGCTGCAAGGCGCCATTCTGGTCGTCACGGCGATGTTTGTGCTGGTCAATCTTGCGGTCGATCTCCTGTACGCCGCCATCGATCCGCGCGTGCGCCGATGATCAACGCTGTCAGGCAATCGTCGCCGCTGCTGAAGGCGGCGGCAGGGCTGGTCGCCGCGCTCGTTGCGGTTTCGCTCTGCGCGCAATGGATCGCGCCGTTCGATCCGCTGGCGCAGGATGTACTGCGGCGGCTGAAGGGGCCGGACGCCGCGCATTGGCTCGGCACAGACCAGTTCGGCCGTGATCTCCTGTCGCGTGTGATCTTTGGCATGCGCGCGTCGCTCGGCGTTTCCGTCGCTGCGGTTGCGATCGCGCTCATGTGCGGCGGCATGCTCGGGCTCGTCGCGGCCTATTATCGAAACGCCGTCGATCGCGTCGCCATGCGGGCGATGGATATGTTGTTCGCTTTCCCGGTGATGTTGCTCGCGATTGGCGTCGTGGCGATTCTCGGCCCGGGATCCATGACCACGTCTCTGGCGATCGCGGTCGTCTACACGCCGATTTTCGCGCGCCTGCTGCGCGGACCGGCGCTCGTGATCGCGCAAAGCGATTACGTCATGAACGCGCGCTCCGTCGGCGCATCCGGCCTGCGGATCATCCTGCATCATATCCTGCCCAATCTCGCGAGCGTCGTGCTGGTGCAGAGCAGTCTTCTCCTGTCCGCCGCCATTCTCGTCGAGGCTTCGCTGTCGTTCCTCGGGCTGGGAGTCCAGCCGCCTGCGCCGTCGCTCGGCGCGATGCTGGCGGAAGGGCGAAATTTCCTGCTGCTCTCGCCCTGGAGCGCGATCTTTTCGGGTCTGGCGATTTTGATTCTGGCGTTCGCGCTCAATCTTCTGGGCGATGTTCTGCGCGATGCGCTCGATCCCCGGCTGCGCGGAGAAAAATAGTCCGGACCGGGGTTGATCGCGCGATCAAATGGTTTCCGTGATCTTCTGAAGATGCGCCGGGCGATCGGGATCGATCCCGCGCATCGCCGCCGCGCGTTCGATCATTCGATAGGCGGGCGCGAGCAGCGTGATGGCATCGGTCGCCGGATGGTCGTCGCCGATCCACGCAAGCTGCGACGATGGCCCGCCGGCGACATAGACCGGATCGGCCGCTTGCTTCAGATCAAGGACAAGACGATCGACCGCCGCGGACGTCTCGTCGTCCAGTCGCAACGCCAGCACCGGCGTCGCCCGCGTCACAGCGGCGCGCGGTCCGTGCAGGAATTCCGCCGCGCTGTAGGCGAGGGCAGGCAGTCGCAGCGCCTCGGCCATTTTCAGCGCAATTTCGCGCGCCGTTCCCAGGCCCAGGCCGCGCGCGGCGACGAAAGCCGCCGGCGCATTCCGCAGGTCCAAGGCAAGCGCGTCCCAATCGAGCCGCAGGGCTGCGGCGAGCCGATCCGGCAACCGCTGAACCGCCGCGCGCAATTCCATGTCATCGGCCAGCGCCGCTGTCAGCAACGCTGCGGCGGCCATCGATCCGATCACGGTTTTTGTCGCGGCGACGGATCGCTCCGGGCCAGCCTTGATGGGCAGGACGAATTCACATTCCGCCGCGGCCGGAGATTTGGCGTCGTTGACGATTGCGATCGTCCGCGCGCCGCCCTTGCGCGCCGCCCGGGTCGCTTCGATCAAATCGGGACTTCGCCCCGATTGTGTGATCACAACGAAAAGAGCGTTCGGCAAGCTCAACGTGCGCGCGAAGCTGGTCGCGATGGAAGGCGCGGCGGCGGAAACCGGGATGTTCAGCCGCGTTTCAATGAGATAGCGCAGAAACACGCCCGCATGACCGGAGCTTCCGCGCCCGCAAACGATCGCCAGCGCCGGCGGTCGTTTGTTCAGCTCTGCAGCGATGGCGTCGATCGTGTTGGCGTCGTCAAGGAACAACCGCACGGCCGCCGGAGCTTCCACGATCTCGCGCGCCATCGCGGATGGCGCGCGATCACTGAGATATGACATGGGATGACTATTTCACTGTGGTGGAATCGCTGCGCAGCTCACGGACTTCGGTGATGAAGTCGTAGCGGTCGCCACGATAAGCCGATCGGGTGAACTCCACCGCCGCTCCGTTCGCCAGGAACGTGCGGCGCTCGATTCTCAGGATCGCCGCGCCGACCGGAATGGACAGGAGCTTGGCCTCCTGCGAGGTGGCGAGGGACGCCTGGAGCCGCTGCAATCCCCGGACCGGGCGGAAGCCGCGCGCCCCGAGCGCCGTATAAAGCGAAGGGCCGACCTTTTCCGGCTGCGGCAGAAAGACGGCCGGAATGACGGCCCGCTCGATCGCAAGGGGTTCCCCATCCGCGGTGCGCACGCGTGTCAGTCGCGCGACTGCGGCGTCGACCGACAGGGACAGGGTCATCGCTTCTTCGGGGGTGGCGACGCCGACCCTGCATTCGATGAGAATGGCGTCGGCGATGAAGCCGCGATTGGCCATGTCGGCGGAGAATCCCGCAAGAACGGCCGCAGGCTGCTCGATCCGCGGCGCAATATAAGTGCCGGAACCCTGCCGCCGCGACAGCAGCCCTTCCTTCAGCAGCGTGTCGAGCGCTTTGCGAACGGTCACGCGCGAAATGCCGCTCGCCTGGCTGATTTCGCGTTCGGCCGGCAACGCATCGCCGACCTTGATCTGCCCCTGGCTAATGCAGGTGCGCAGCAGATCGGCAAGCTGCAGGTAGAGAGGAGTCGAGCTCCTTTCGTCGAGACGGAAATCCGCCGGATTGATCATCGTCAGGCGGTGATCAGCCGGCGGCGCTGATGGCGCGACGCAAGTTGCCGCTGTGTTGAGCGAGTTTCACCAGCGCTTCCTCCCTTGCGATCCCTAGCGCGATGAGCGACGCCAGTTTCATGTCGCCGTTCGCATCGTCCAGAGCCTCGCGCGCCGCCTTCTCGTCGCAGCCCGTGATGGCGACAACAATGTCCTCGGACCGCTTCCTCAACTTGGCGTTCGAGGCGAGCATGTTGACCATCATGCCGCGATAGATTCGTCCCAGCCGGATCATGATTCCGGTCGAGAGCAAATTCAATACGATCTTTTGCGCCGTTCCGGCCTTCATCCGCGTCGAGCCGGCGATCACCTCAGCGCCGGTGTCGACGAGAACCGGATGGCGCGAGGCGTCGAGCAGGGGGGTTCCGGGATTGTTTGCGACGCCGATGGTCAAGGCCCCGCGTTCGGCCGCGCGGCGCACGCCCGAAACCGTGAAAGGCGTGCGTCCGCTGGCGGCGACCCCGATCACAACGTCGTTTGAGCCAATTTCGGCGAGATCGATTTGACGCGCCGCGTCGGCGCCGTCGTCTTCCGCCCCTTCAACGCTGTTGAGCAACGCATCGGGCCCTCCGGCCATCAGGAAGAGAAGCCGTTTCCGCGGCCAGTTGAACGTCGGCGGCAATTCTGCGCCGTCCTGCACGGCGACGCGACCGGACGTGCCCGCGCCGAGATAAACGAGGCGGCCTGACGCGCCGAGCGCCGCCGCCGCGCCTTCGACCGCAGCCGTCATCGCGGGAAGCGCGGCGACGCAGGCGGCGGCGGCGCGCATCTGGCCTTCGAGCATGGCCTCCAACGCATCGCCGACGCTCCAGGCGTCCAGCTCCGTGAAGCGCTCGCTGACGGATTCGGTTGACATAACGGCCCCCATAAAGATACCTATCTAATACCTTACAATGCCAATCGCAAGACCTATGCTGTAGGCGGGGCCGCCCAGCAAAGCCAAGACACCTGTGTCGTCAGGCTGCGGCTTGCCAATCTAAAAGTGGTTTCGTATTGGTATTGAGAAGCGAGACTATTCATGAACCAGCTCAATCTCGCCGATGCGCGACGCGTCGCAATCGCTGAATCCGCAGTCCCGCACGCCATCACCATCGAGGCTGCGCGGTTGTTCGATGGCGAGCGCCTTCGCCGAAACTGGAAAATCGATATTGCAGATGGCCGCATCATCGCCGCCGGGCCTGCGTCGTCCCGGGCGACAGGTCCGATCGTGCATCTGGCCGAAGACGTTATGCTCGCTCCCGGTTTCATCGACACGCAAGTCAACGGCGGAGGAGGGCGTCTTCTCAACGACGCGCCGTCTCTCGAGAGCATTGCTGCGATTGCGCAAGCGCACCGTCGTTTCGGCGTGACAGGCCTCCTGCCGACGCTGATCACGGATCGTCAGGAAACGCTTGCGCAACTTGCCAACGTTGCGCTGACCGCCGCCAGACCGCCAGGCGTGCTTGGCCTTCATATGGAGGGCCCTTTCATCAGCACGGCGAAGAAGGGCGTCCATTCGCCGGAGTATATTCGGCCGATCGACACAGCGTCGCTGCAGACGCTGATGGCGCTCGGCAAATATGGCAGGTCGCTTGTCACAATCGCGCCAGAGCTCGTGGCCGCGGCGGACATCCGTAAGCTGGTTAGCGCCGGCGTGCGCGTCTCCGCCGGGCATAGCGACGCGACGCACGCGCAGATGTTGATGGCGATTGACGCCGGGTTGACCGGGGTGACTCATCTTTTCAACGCCATGTCGCAGATGTCGGCGCGTGAGCTCGGGCTCGTCGGAACGACATTCGTCGACGGCCGATTGATCGCCGGCGTTATCTGCGACGGAATTCACGTACACCCACTTAATCTGCGGACCGCCTTTCGCTTGTGTGGTGCCGATCGGTTGATGCTGGTCACCGATGCGATGTCGACGGTCGGATCAGACATAAGACAGTTCTCGTTGCAGGGGCGTCCTGTCGCTCGCGACGGCGATCGGCTGGTCGCCGCGGACGGAACGCTCGCGGGCGCGCATCTCGACATGATGGCTGCGGTCAGGAACGCTGTTCAGATGATGGGCGTATCGCTGGAAGACGCGCTGATCATGGCGTCGCGCACGCCTGCAAGATTTCTCGGGCTTGGCGATGAGCTTGGTCGAATCAAGCCTGGCTATCGCGCGGATCTCGTAGCCTTCAGCGGCGACTGGAGCGTCGTCAAAACCTGGATCGGCGGCGAGGAAGCATCGCATGACGGCGGCGAGCAAATGCGCGCGCGGGCGCGCGGCTGAGCGCGAAATGAATCAATGCATTCTATCGGGGAAAGGCGATCGTAAGCGATAGTCACCAGATTTCCGAAGACGCGTAAATCCCATCTGTTGCGTCGCGCGAAGCCAACGGAGCTCCCGAACGATAAGTAAAACGAGGTGATCATGCGGGTGAACTATTTCTCCTGGCTGCGCACAAAAACCGGCGTATCGCGCGAAGATGTGGCGTTGCCGCAAGGCGGCGCGACTGTCGCTGATCTCGTGACCCACCTCGCCGGCAAGCATCCCGCGCTCGGAGAAATCGCCAATACGCCGGGCGCGCTGCGCTGCGTCGTCAATCGTCGGTATGTCGAGAATTCGCACAGTCTGGCGGAAACAGATGAGGTTCAGTTTTTCCCGCCCGTTACGGGAGGCTGAGCATTGTTTCCAATCTGGCATCGGCGGTCGCCGCTTCGCATGTCGGACAATTCGGCCGGCGCGGAAGCGTGACATGTTCGATGCTCGCAGCCCAGGCGTCATACATGGCGAGCGAGCCCGACAGGCTCGGTTCGATCCCGAGCAGTTCCTTGATAACCTCGACCGCCTGCATGGCGCCAAGCGCGCCGACAGCCGGGCCAAGTACGCCGATATCGGCGCAGGAAGGCGTCACGGCGCGCGGCAGGGCTTCCGGATAGAGGCATCGATAACAGGGATGCGGCCGGCCCAAATAGGCCTTGAACGTGGTGAGAATGCCGCTCGTCACCTGAATCGCTGCGCTGACAAGCGGAATGCGGCGGGCGAAGCAAGCGGCGTGCACCGCGTCGCGCGTCGCGAAATTGTCGCTGCCGTCAGCGACGAGATCATAGCCCGCCACAAGAGCGTCGGCGTTCTCGACATTGATCGGCATTGCATGTTCGATGAGTTCGACATGCGGATTGAGCGCGCGAACGGCGACT
This sequence is a window from Terrirubrum flagellatum. Protein-coding genes within it:
- the nagA gene encoding N-acetylglucosamine-6-phosphate deacetylase, giving the protein MNQLNLADARRVAIAESAVPHAITIEAARLFDGERLRRNWKIDIADGRIIAAGPASSRATGPIVHLAEDVMLAPGFIDTQVNGGGGRLLNDAPSLESIAAIAQAHRRFGVTGLLPTLITDRQETLAQLANVALTAARPPGVLGLHMEGPFISTAKKGVHSPEYIRPIDTASLQTLMALGKYGRSLVTIAPELVAAADIRKLVSAGVRVSAGHSDATHAQMLMAIDAGLTGVTHLFNAMSQMSARELGLVGTTFVDGRLIAGVICDGIHVHPLNLRTAFRLCGADRLMLVTDAMSTVGSDIRQFSLQGRPVARDGDRLVAADGTLAGAHLDMMAAVRNAVQMMGVSLEDALIMASRTPARFLGLGDELGRIKPGYRADLVAFSGDWSVVKTWIGGEEASHDGGEQMRARARG
- a CDS encoding ABC transporter substrate-binding protein is translated as MAQRGITALALALAIASAGMARAQVMELAVDASPAGLDPHIITAFTSFQIVNGTIYEGLTQIDKDLRTTPALAQSWEISPDGRTYVFKLRPNATFHTGASVEAADVVASLNRVMSKDIASPLASRLAAVETTSARDATTVEVVLKEPSAPFLSALAGIAIVPRSFEANKDALQRQPVGTGPYKFKEWQPNGFILLEKHAGYWNADMPKLAGVKFNIVPESATRQAGLASGTYAALPNIDASTALQLKGRSNVKIAETLELAYSLVGMNAAKPPFDNPKVREALNYALNRTEIIQAALFGAGGPAGPLSPALKDWAVDMKEFPCYAHSATKARDLLKAAGVATPLEVTVLVLPRQDIKDIAQVVQAQLNAAGFKVELKFPELGQFIQDWRNSNFTAFVSTNAGSTDPDDYFYRTFRSGGSTNVFKYANPQLDQLLDDARRELDTGKRRTAYNKAQSILACEGPIAHVAYGQLFTAMRANVQGFDILANRSLTALGRVSLAK
- a CDS encoding ABC transporter ATP-binding protein; the protein is MTDDSILTIDGLSLALGRNLLADSVTFDIRAGEMVGLVGESGCGKSVTALSILRLLPDPPIRRVAGRILFGGRDLTALSDGEMRRIRGERIGMIFQEPMTSLNPVFTIGDQIAETLMNHRNLSRTAALARAAELLDLVGLPTPERQLQRYPHQMSGGQRQRVMIAIALACEPKLLIADEPTTALDVTVQAQILALIDRLRRELGMSCLLITHDLGVVAEFCDRAIVMYAGRIVEDGVTREVLGRPKHRYTKALVDTMPSSNPPGRVLPSIPGMVPAPGARGDGCAFADRCCDALDQCRRSLPAMIGGGDHQFACWSPVS
- a CDS encoding SIS domain-containing protein codes for the protein MSYLSDRAPSAMAREIVEAPAAVRLFLDDANTIDAIAAELNKRPPALAIVCGRGSSGHAGVFLRYLIETRLNIPVSAAAPSIATSFARTLSLPNALFVVITQSGRSPDLIEATRAARKGGARTIAIVNDAKSPAAAECEFVLPIKAGPERSVAATKTVIGSMAAAALLTAALADDMELRAAVQRLPDRLAAALRLDWDALALDLRNAPAAFVAARGLGLGTAREIALKMAEALRLPALAYSAAEFLHGPRAAVTRATPVLALRLDDETSAAVDRLVLDLKQAADPVYVAGGPSSQLAWIGDDHPATDAITLLAPAYRMIERAAAMRGIDPDRPAHLQKITETI
- a CDS encoding HesA/MoeB/ThiF family protein, whose product is MSLSDQEIARYRRQMALPEIGAPGQERLSTSRVLVIGAGGLGSPLLLFLAGAGVGHLGIVDFDYVELSNLHRQILHTTDRIDTAKTESARVAVRALNPHVELIEHAMPINVENADALVAGYDLVADGSDNFATRDAVHAACFARRIPLVSAAIQVTSGILTTFKAYLGRPHPCYRCLYPEALPRAVTPSCADIGVLGPAVGALGAMQAVEVIKELLGIEPSLSGSLAMYDAWAASIEHVTLPRRPNCPTCEAATADARLETMLSLP
- the moaD gene encoding molybdopterin converting factor subunit 1 — protein: MRVNYFSWLRTKTGVSREDVALPQGGATVADLVTHLAGKHPALGEIANTPGALRCVVNRRYVENSHSLAETDEVQFFPPVTGG
- a CDS encoding N-acetylmuramic acid 6-phosphate etherase yields the protein MSTESVSERFTELDAWSVGDALEAMLEGQMRAAAACVAALPAMTAAVEGAAAALGASGRLVYLGAGTSGRVAVQDGAELPPTFNWPRKRLLFLMAGGPDALLNSVEGAEDDGADAARQIDLAEIGSNDVVIGVAASGRTPFTVSGVRRAAERGALTIGVANNPGTPLLDASRHPVLVDTGAEVIAGSTRMKAGTAQKIVLNLLSTGIMIRLGRIYRGMMVNMLASNAKLRKRSEDIVVAITGCDEKAAREALDDANGDMKLASLIALGIAREEALVKLAQHSGNLRRAISAAG
- a CDS encoding ABC transporter permease is translated as MINAVRQSSPLLKAAAGLVAALVAVSLCAQWIAPFDPLAQDVLRRLKGPDAAHWLGTDQFGRDLLSRVIFGMRASLGVSVAAVAIALMCGGMLGLVAAYYRNAVDRVAMRAMDMLFAFPVMLLAIGVVAILGPGSMTTSLAIAVVYTPIFARLLRGPALVIAQSDYVMNARSVGASGLRIILHHILPNLASVVLVQSSLLLSAAILVEASLSFLGLGVQPPAPSLGAMLAEGRNFLLLSPWSAIFSGLAILILAFALNLLGDVLRDALDPRLRGEK
- a CDS encoding ABC transporter permease — its product is MTISAALPRLHRRFQAAGFRSRRRSFLASRLFDVGVVLLGVSFLVFLMIRLIPGDAVAIMLGANAEVTPERIAEITTRLGLDQPIFVQYWRWLGGALTGDLGVSLWTRRPVVDEILGHMGPTLLLAALALVVGVGLAVPLGVVMAKLRGRGWDVALRIGSVIGLTIPSFWFGIMLIFVAAAVAPDAQLLGYESFLADPLANLTRLLLPAFALALPILANLARLLRSAMLDALQQDYIRTARAKGASETSILFKHALRNALIPFVTSVGIMTGYLLSGAIVVEQVFAIPGVGRLILGAIAERNYPLLQGAILVVTAMFVLVNLAVDLLYAAIDPRVRR
- a CDS encoding GntR family transcriptional regulator, yielding MINPADFRLDERSSTPLYLQLADLLRTCISQGQIKVGDALPAEREISQASGISRVTVRKALDTLLKEGLLSRRQGSGTYIAPRIEQPAAVLAGFSADMANRGFIADAILIECRVGVATPEEAMTLSLSVDAAVARLTRVRTADGEPLAIERAVIPAVFLPQPEKVGPSLYTALGARGFRPVRGLQRLQASLATSQEAKLLSIPVGAAILRIERRTFLANGAAVEFTRSAYRGDRYDFITEVRELRSDSTTVK